CGCTGACTGGATCGTCGATATTGGCCCTGAAGGCGGACACCGTGGTGGCAAGCTGGTGGCCCAAGGGACACCTGAGAAAGTAGCAAGGTTGAAGCGATCTGTGACTGGGGAATATCTGAAAGATTATTTGTGAGCTGCTGTAGTACGACCAAGCTTGCGGAAGACCCGATCGATAATAAGCGTTCTCTGCTCCAAGGGAACTTGTTGAAAGCCACGATTAAACTCCTCTATGAGGACGTCGTACTTTCCTTTTTTTCCAGCGAGGTAGAAATCAACTCTCATATCCTGAAATGAAATGATATTGAGCTTCTTAAAGGCTTTTGGGTGGTCGAGCTTCAGAAGCTTGGCCGTTTCTAGATTCAGGGCTATGGCGGATATGCGTTTTTTCAAGAGCCTTTCCAGGTTCACCTCATGACTGCCATAAACCAGATCCACCAAGCCTTTTCTTACCTTACCCTCCAACGGCTCCGGGAAGCGGAAGCCTAGCTTTGTTCCCACTGCTTTACCATGAAGTTTGACGAGAGCGTCTTTTTGGAACTTATCCTTCTGACGAGTTATCAACCCAATATAGCTGTAGAAAATCGGTGCTGAAAACTGAAGTGATTTCCGTCGCTCCGGAGTTGAAATAATCCCAGCTACTAAACCTCGACCCAGTGTTGCTTCGGCGAGAGCTCTTTTAAACGGCAGAACTTGAAACTGCGACTTAATCCCTACCCGATCGAATGCAGCGCTGATCAAGCTTGGAATGATTCCCTCAACGGTTTCTCGACCATCAACTCCCGAGATGGGCAGATTGCCAGGATAGACATAGACGGTTTCACCTTGGACAAGCGATGCCCAGAACCCCCAAACAAAGAAACAAAGATACCTCAAAGTTTGTACCTACCACGCATAATAGTCAGGTTAAGATATTCTGAGTATAGACTATCACTAAACCTGTGAATACACGAAAGAGTCCTGTATGGGATTGCCGATGGTGTGTAGGACCAGCCCTACAGTGGGCAGACAATGACTTCGTAATTTCAATAAGTTACGTTCATGGAACGGCTGTTGCAAAATCCATAGTAGCGGGCGAGCTGCTCGCAACCCTTAGACGCAATGCAGGAGGAATCAGTATGACTAGCGAAGAACTTATCAAGAGTGTCGAGACGACGCTAGACGAAGCCAACAGTCGTGTGGCAGAACTATCAAAAAATATCGCGACTAAATTTGACGAAGCAACTGAAGCGAGCAAAACGAAAATTACCGGCACCATCGCGGATCTTAAAAGCAAACGAGACATCGCGGAAGAAAAGCTAGAA
The genomic region above belongs to Pseudobacteriovorax antillogorgiicola and contains:
- a CDS encoding substrate-binding periplasmic protein translates to MRYLCFFVWGFWASLVQGETVYVYPGNLPISGVDGRETVEGIIPSLISAAFDRVGIKSQFQVLPFKRALAEATLGRGLVAGIISTPERRKSLQFSAPIFYSYIGLITRQKDKFQKDALVKLHGKAVGTKLGFRFPEPLEGKVRKGLVDLVYGSHEVNLERLLKKRISAIALNLETAKLLKLDHPKAFKKLNIISFQDMRVDFYLAGKKGKYDVLIEEFNRGFQQVPLEQRTLIIDRVFRKLGRTTAAHK